A genome region from Dickeya chrysanthemi NCPPB 402 includes the following:
- the glmU gene encoding bifunctional UDP-N-acetylglucosamine diphosphorylase/glucosamine-1-phosphate N-acetyltransferase GlmU, which translates to MSNSAMSVVILAAGKGTRMYSDLPKVLHPLAGKPIVQHVIDAAMAVGARRIHLVYGHGANLIRETLTETSLNWVLQAEQLGTGHAVQQAADGFDDNEDILILYGDVPLISPATLQRLVAAKPQGGIGLLTVNLADPTGYGRIVRDNGEVVGIVEHKDATEQQRAITEINTGILVAGGRDLKRWLSQLNNHNVQGEYYLTDIIAMASQEGQRVVAVQPSRLSEVEGINNRLQLATLERTYQREQAEQLLLAGVMLLDPARFDLRGELVHGRDVTIDANVILEGRVTLGNRVKIGAGCVIKNSEIGDDCELSPYTVVENAVLEARCTVGPFARLRPGAVLEEEAHVGNFVELKKARLGKGSKAGHLTYLGDTEIGSDVNIGAGVITCNYDGANKHQTIIGNDVFVGSDSQLIAPVKVANGATIGAGTTVTRDVGENELVISRVKQTHITGWKRPVKKK; encoded by the coding sequence ATGTCAAACAGTGCAATGAGTGTGGTTATCCTTGCCGCCGGTAAGGGAACCCGCATGTATTCCGATCTTCCCAAAGTTCTTCACCCTCTGGCGGGTAAACCGATAGTTCAGCATGTGATCGATGCGGCGATGGCGGTTGGCGCACGTCGTATTCATCTGGTTTACGGACACGGTGCAAACCTGATTCGGGAAACGCTGACGGAAACGTCGTTGAATTGGGTATTGCAGGCCGAGCAGTTGGGAACCGGCCATGCGGTGCAGCAAGCGGCCGATGGTTTTGACGATAACGAAGACATCCTGATTTTGTACGGCGACGTGCCGCTGATTTCCCCTGCAACGTTGCAGCGTTTGGTGGCAGCCAAACCGCAAGGCGGGATTGGCCTGCTGACCGTCAATCTGGCTGACCCTACCGGTTACGGCCGTATTGTGCGGGACAACGGCGAAGTGGTGGGGATTGTGGAGCATAAAGACGCCACCGAACAGCAGCGTGCGATCACCGAAATCAACACCGGCATTCTGGTGGCGGGCGGTCGCGATTTGAAGCGTTGGTTAAGCCAGCTCAATAATCACAATGTGCAAGGCGAATATTATCTTACCGATATCATCGCCATGGCCTCGCAGGAAGGCCAACGCGTGGTGGCGGTGCAGCCGTCGCGTCTGAGTGAGGTGGAAGGCATCAATAACCGTCTGCAACTGGCGACGCTGGAGCGTACTTACCAGCGCGAGCAGGCGGAACAGTTATTGCTGGCGGGTGTCATGCTGCTGGACCCGGCGCGTTTTGACCTGCGTGGCGAACTGGTGCATGGCCGTGATGTGACGATCGATGCCAACGTCATTCTGGAAGGCCGGGTGACGCTGGGTAATCGGGTGAAAATCGGCGCGGGCTGCGTGATCAAAAACAGTGAGATCGGCGACGATTGCGAGCTTAGCCCCTACACCGTGGTGGAAAACGCAGTACTGGAAGCGCGTTGTACCGTTGGCCCGTTTGCTCGCCTGCGCCCTGGCGCGGTGCTGGAAGAAGAGGCGCATGTCGGCAATTTTGTTGAATTGAAAAAAGCGCGTCTCGGCAAAGGATCGAAAGCCGGTCATCTGACTTACCTCGGTGATACGGAAATCGGCTCTGATGTGAATATCGGCGCAGGTGTGATTACCTGTAACTACGATGGCGCCAATAAACACCAGACGATAATTGGCAACGATGTGTTTGTCGGTTCGGATAGCCAGTTGATTGCACCGGTTAAGGTGGCCAACGGCGCCACCATTGGGGCAGGCACCACGGTCACCCGTGATGTGGGTGAAAACGAACTGGTTATCAGCCGCGTAAAACAAACCCATATCACCGGCTGGAAACGCCCGGTGAAGAAAAAATAG
- the glmS gene encoding glutamine--fructose-6-phosphate transaminase (isomerizing): MCGIVGAVAQRDIAEILLEGLRRLEYRGYDSAGLAVVNSEGTVSRLRRLGKVQVLAQAAEEHPLLGGTGIAHTRWATHGEPSEQNAHPHVSGDIIVVHNGIIENHEPLRELLVSRGYHFVSETDTEVVAHLVHWEQQQNGGSLLDIVQRVIPQLRGAYGMVLLDSRDPSVLVAARSGSPLVIGRGVGENFIASDQLALLPVTRRFIFLEEGDIAEITRRTVRIVNRQGQDVQREEIESKVQYDAGDKGAYRHYMQKEIYEQPMAIKNTLEGRFSHGEINLSELGPQADALLAQVQHIQIIACGTSYNSGMVSRYWFESLAGIPCDVEIASEFRYRKPAVRANSLMITLSQSGETADTLAALRLSKELGYLGSLAICNVAGSSLVRESNLALMTRAGTEIGVASTKAFTTQLTVLLMLVARIGRLRGMDARIEHDIVHALQALPARIEQMLSQDKLIESLAEGFSDKHHALFLGRGDQYPIAMEGALKLKEISYIHAEAYAAGELKHGPLALIDADMPVVVVAPNNDLLEKLKSNIEEVRARGGELYVFADEQAGFTSDSDMMKIIQLPHVEEVIAPIFYTVPLQLLSYHVALIKGTDVDQPRNLAKSVTVE, encoded by the coding sequence ATGTGTGGAATTGTAGGCGCTGTTGCGCAACGAGATATTGCTGAGATCCTGCTGGAGGGGCTACGCCGCCTCGAGTACCGTGGTTATGACTCTGCCGGTCTGGCGGTGGTGAATAGTGAAGGAACGGTGTCCCGCCTGCGCCGTCTGGGTAAAGTGCAGGTGTTGGCTCAGGCGGCGGAAGAGCATCCGCTGTTGGGCGGAACCGGCATTGCCCACACCCGTTGGGCGACCCACGGTGAACCGTCTGAGCAGAATGCTCACCCGCATGTGTCTGGCGACATTATTGTGGTGCACAACGGTATCATTGAAAACCATGAGCCGCTGCGCGAGTTACTGGTATCCCGTGGCTATCATTTTGTTTCCGAAACCGATACCGAAGTGGTGGCGCATCTGGTGCATTGGGAACAGCAGCAGAACGGCGGTTCGTTGCTGGATATCGTACAGCGCGTTATCCCGCAGTTGCGTGGTGCGTACGGCATGGTGCTGCTGGATAGCCGCGACCCCAGCGTACTGGTTGCCGCACGTTCCGGTAGCCCGCTGGTGATTGGCCGTGGTGTCGGTGAAAACTTTATTGCTTCCGATCAGCTGGCATTGCTGCCGGTAACTCGTCGCTTCATCTTCCTGGAAGAAGGTGACATCGCCGAAATCACGCGTCGTACCGTGCGCATCGTCAACCGCCAGGGGCAGGACGTTCAGCGCGAAGAAATTGAATCAAAGGTACAGTACGATGCCGGCGATAAAGGCGCGTACCGTCACTACATGCAAAAAGAGATCTACGAGCAGCCGATGGCGATTAAAAACACCCTGGAAGGGCGTTTTAGTCACGGCGAGATCAACTTGTCCGAACTGGGTCCGCAAGCTGATGCATTGCTGGCACAGGTGCAGCATATCCAGATTATCGCCTGCGGTACGTCTTATAACTCCGGCATGGTATCGCGTTACTGGTTTGAGTCGCTGGCGGGGATTCCATGCGACGTGGAAATCGCCTCGGAATTCCGTTACCGCAAACCGGCGGTGCGCGCTAACAGCCTGATGATTACCCTGTCTCAGTCCGGTGAAACCGCCGATACGCTAGCGGCATTGCGTTTGTCGAAAGAACTGGGGTATCTGGGGTCGCTGGCGATTTGTAACGTAGCGGGTTCGTCGCTGGTGCGTGAATCGAATCTGGCGCTGATGACCCGCGCCGGTACCGAAATCGGCGTGGCATCCACCAAGGCATTCACGACACAATTGACGGTATTGCTGATGCTGGTGGCGCGTATTGGTCGTCTGCGCGGTATGGATGCTCGTATCGAGCACGATATCGTACATGCTTTGCAGGCATTGCCGGCGCGTATCGAACAGATGCTGTCGCAAGACAAACTGATCGAATCGCTGGCGGAAGGCTTCTCCGACAAGCACCATGCGTTGTTCCTGGGCCGTGGCGACCAGTATCCGATAGCAATGGAAGGGGCGCTCAAGCTCAAAGAGATCTCCTATATACACGCGGAAGCCTATGCGGCGGGTGAACTGAAACACGGGCCGCTGGCGCTGATCGACGCCGATATGCCGGTGGTGGTGGTCGCGCCCAACAACGACCTGCTGGAAAAACTGAAATCCAACATTGAAGAAGTGCGTGCCCGCGGTGGTGAACTCTACGTATTTGCCGATGAACAGGCCGGTTTCACTTCCGACAGCGACATGATGAAGATCATCCAGTTGCCGCACGTGGAAGAGGTGATTGCGCCGATCTTCTACACCGTGCCGCTGCAACTGTTGTCGTACCATGTTGCTCTAATCAAAGGCACCGATGTAGACCAGCCGCGTAACCTGGCGAAGTCGGTAACGGTGGAGTAA